A genome region from Paralichthys olivaceus isolate ysfri-2021 chromosome 6, ASM2471397v2, whole genome shotgun sequence includes the following:
- the tktb gene encoding transketolase-like protein 2, with amino-acid sequence MSSYHKPDEKTLQGLKDLANKLRIHSINATCASNSGHPTSCCSAAELMSVLFFHTMRYKADDPRNQCNDRFVLSKGHAAPVLYAAWAEAGFVKESDLLNLRKIDCDLEGHPTPKLAFVDVATGSLGQGLGAACGMAYTGKHFDKSSYRVYCMLGDGECSEGSVWEAMAFASYYKLDNLVAIMDVNRLGQSEAAPLMHDMETYRKRCEAFGWNTYVVDGHDVEELCKAFWQAQQIKDKPTCIVAKTFKGKGLKNIEDLDNWHGKPIPKDRVDDLLKDLRSQIQVPNKTLCPELPNDDTAPADLSLISLPSPPAYKKGDKMATRRAYGVALAKMGKASQRVVALDGDTKNSTFSETFKKAFPDRYIECFIAEQNMVGVAIGCATRDRTVAFASTFAAFLSRAYDQIRMGAISQTNVNLVGSHCGVSIGEDGPSQMALEDLAMFRAIPTCTVFYPSDAVSTERAVELAANTKGICFIRTSRPDTAVIYSPDEKFEVGVAKVVRQSDNDRVTVIGAGVTLHEALAAADMLASEGKNIRVIDPFTIKPLDASTILASARATGGQIITVEDHYKEGGLGEAVLSAVGAEPGIIVTRLAVSGVPRSGKCNELLDIFGISAKHIAKAVRQTFAN; translated from the exons ATGTCTAGCTACCACAAACCAGATGAGAAAACCCTGCAGGGGCTGAAAGACCTCGCCAACAAGCTCCGGATCCACTCCATCAACGCGACATGCGCCTCAAACTCCGG TCACCCGACATCATGCTGCAGTGCTGCAGAGCTCATGTCTGTGCTCTTCTTCCACACCATGCGCTACAAAGCAGATGATCCTCGCAACCAATGCAACGACCGCTTTGTGCTCTCTAAG GGCCATGCTGCACCGGTCCTGTATGCTGCCTGGGCAGAGGCAGGTTTTGTGAAGGAGTCTGATCTGCTCAACCTGCGCAAGATTGACTGTGACCTGGAGGGCCACCCCACACCA AAACTTGCTTTTGTTGATGTGGCAACAGGCTCCCTGGGACAGGGGCTTGGCGCTGCCTGTGGGATGGCCTATACTGGCAAACACTTTGACAAATCCAG TTACCGTGTGTACTGCATGCTGGGTGATGGCGAGTGTTCTGAGGGCTCTGTGTGGGAGGCCATGGCCTTTGCCTCCTACTACAAGCTGGACAACCTGGTGGCTATCATGGATGTCAATCGTCTGGGTCAGAGTGAGGCTGCACCCCTGATGCACGACATGGAGACCTACCGCAAACGCTGTGAAGCTTTTGG gtggaACACGTATGTGGTGGATGGACATGATGTGGAGGAACTGTGCAAAGCTTTCTGGCAGGCTCAGCAGATCAAGGACAAACCCACTTGCATTGTTGCCAAGACCTTCAAGGGCAAAGGACTCAAAA ATATCGAGGATCTTGATAACTGGCATGGAAAGCCCATCCCTAAGGACAGAGTCGATGACCTCCTGAAAGACTTGCGGTCTCAGATCCAGGTCCCCAACAAGACCCTTTGCCCTGAATTGCCCAATGATGACACAGCACCTGCAGACCTGAGCCTCATCTCCCTGCCCTCACCCCCAGCCTACAAAAAAGGAGACAAG ATGGCAACTAGGCGAGCATACGGTGTTGCGCTGGCCAAGATGGGCAAGGCCAGTCAGAGAGTGGTAGCTCTGGATGGGGACACCAAAAACTCCACCTTCTCCGAGACCTTCAAGAAGGCCTTCCCCGACCGCTACATCGAGTGTTTCATCGCTGAACAGAATATG GTGGGAGTGGCCATTGGCTGTGCCACCCGTGACCGCACAGTCGCATTCGCCAGCACATTTGCGGCTTTCCTGTCTAGAGCTTATGACCAGATCCGTATGGGAGCCATCTCCCAGACAAATGTCAACCTGGTAGGATCCCACTGTGGAGTCTCCATCG GTGAGGATGGTCCTTCCCAGATGGCTCTGGAGGACTTGGCCATGTTCCGTGCCATCCCAACATGCACTGTGTTTTACCCCAGTGATGCCGTGTCCACAGAGCGGGCTGTCGAGCTAGCAGCCAATACAAAG GGTATCTGTTTCATCCGTACCAGCAGACCAGATACTGCAGTCATCTACTCTCCAGATGAGAAGTTTGAAGTCGGTGTAGCCAAG GTTGTGCGCCAGTCTGACAATGATCGGGTGACTGTAATCGGAGCTGGTGTTACTCTCCATGAGGCCCTTGCTGCTGCTGATATGTTGGCCAGCGAAG GAAAGAACATCAGAGTGATTGACCCGTTCACCATCAAGCCCCTGGATGCCTCTACCATTCTGGCTAGTGCCAGAGCCACAGGAGGACAAATCATCACTGTGGAGGACCACTACAAGGAGG GTGGTCTCGGAGAAGCAGTCCTGTCAGCTGTTGGCGCAGAGCCTGGCATCATTGTGACCCGACTGGCAGTGTCTGGTGTTCCCCGCAGTGGAAAGTGCAATGAGCTGCTGGACATCTTTGGTATCAGCGCCAAACACATCGCTAAAGCCGTCCGTCAGACCTTTGCAAACTAA
- the lrrc23 gene encoding leucine-rich repeat-containing protein 23: protein MSDVDEDTVVSDVDGEEDTLKVGGEDEKVQVCNLTQETISEGLSLLCRTGNGLRHAFVKLDLKDKGLNDIAAISSFVHLRFLDMSNNHLTDLSPLASLIHLLWLKVDNNAIACFKGNPFTQLSYLQWLSVAVNRLTDLDGLVGPSLESLNLKGNGIKTVKSLQQGCFGNLATLELRGNHLETTHGINLPNLQRLYLAQNVIKRLEGLERLEHLTTLHLRDNQLESLDGLSPNMKCLKYLNVRGNAILDENGLRGLGLVSKTLRALVISNNPLVETTDSRISVLLLVPQLERIDKDPVSAEERTEAQERMKELQEEEIPEP, encoded by the exons ATGTCTGACGTGGACGAAGACACAGTCGTGTCGGATGTagatggagaggaagacacTCTTAAAGTGGGGGGAGAGGACGAGAAG GTGCAGGTTTGCAATCTTACCCAGGAAACCATAAGTGAGGGGCTGTCGTTGCTGTGCAGAACAGGAAATGGACTTAGACATGCATTTGTCAAACTGGACTTAAAAGACAA AGGACTGAATGACATAGCTGCAATTAGCAGCTTCGTTCACCTTCGTTTCCTGGATATGTCCAATAACCACCTCACTGATCTGTCCCCTCTGGCATCTCTGATCCATCTGCTGTGGCTGAAG GTTGACAATAATGCTATTGCATGCTTCAAAGGAAATCCTTTCACTCAGTTAAGCTACCTGCAGTGGCTGAGTGTGGCTGTCAACCGGCTCACAGACCTAGACGGCCTAGTTGGACCTTCTTTAGAGAGCCTCAATCTTAAAG GTAACGGTATTAAAACAGTGAAGAGCCTTCAGCAGGGCTGTTTTGGCAACCTGGCAACTCTAGAGCTGAGAGGAAACCACCTCGAAACCACTCATGGCATTAACCTTCCAAACCTGCAACGATTATATCTG GcccaaaatgtaatcaaacgTCTGGAGGGTTTGGAGAGGTTAGAGCACCTGACCACCCTTCATCTGAGAGACAACCAACTGGAATCTCTGGATGGTCTCAGCCCCAACATGAAGTGTCTTAAATACCTCAATGTCAG aGGCAATGCAATCTTAGATGAGAATGGCCTACGGGGCCTTGGGCTTGTGTCAAAAACCCTGCGTGCTCTGGTGATTTCTAACAACCCGCTGGTGGAAACAACAGACTCCCGAATAAGTGTGCTGCTTCTTGTTCCGCAGCTGGAGCGAATTGACAAAGATCCTGTCTCCGCTGAGGAGAGGACTGAGGCCCAGGAGAGAATGAAG GAACTTCAAGAAGAGGAAATACCTGAACCTTGA
- the LOC109635108 gene encoding extracellular matrix protein 2, translating to MKTPGIWIMVICVSGTILSGLSLNSDDALMDAHLETSSEAPDIETAAALPTGTDTGVTWSDPHVSRTTLPAESEDEHLNLEAEKEIEQQRNVEAGRRRRGAWGRTNHAATVEANAYRIAGMGQPLMGWRKRGKAEEQSSALMAVLRELHAHKKRLMDPKKEKEEEEEEEEDDDDDDDDDDDDDDDDDDDDDDDDDDDDDDDDDEEEEEEEEEEEEEEEEEEEVEEEEEEEEEEEEATEPPTNQTETHSSFTESPLGECQTTDTEISCRGIGMTHLPIIHNLEATKLDMAENNIRSLEPQVFSGLSKLDTLDLSKNKLDDESFSEKPLTNLTFLKKLNLDGNQLTRIPPLPPSLTELKMNSNKLTALTPDCFKGLRNLLSLELEENILHDGSVSPLAFRPLKKLLSLQLDNNRFRSLPLGLPRSLQELDMNGNQIVEVSEEPLRGCVHLKVLDLSHNLLHEQRIGNSAWIHVKSLETLDLSYNQFTSVPMNLPRPLHKLNVQHNDIRHIPTFAFRHLRPGLRSLQLSHNVLSNEGIEQLSFVGTYRSLGELLLDNNRLQEVPHCVRRFKNLQVLRLDNNQIRQVKRWGVCHPHNSGSTLASVHLENNPLEMEKIPPNTFSCLIQGQGLVL from the exons atgaagacacCAGGGATATGGATCATGGTCATTTGTGTGAGCGGCACAATTTTATCAGGACTAAGCCTGAACTCTGATGATGCTCTGATGGATGCTCACCTTGAAACCTCTTCTGAGGCACCTGATATAGAAACAGCAGCCGCTCTTCCAACAGGAACTGATACAGGTGTGACCTGGTCAGATCCACATGTTTCAAGAACAACGCTTCCTGCCG AGAGTGAGGATGAGCATCTGAATTTGGAGGCCGAAAAGGAGATTGAGCAGCAAAGAAACGTGGAGGCTGgtagaagaaggagaggagccTGGGGGAGGACCAATCATGCAGCTACAGTGGAAGCCAACGCATATAGAATA GCAGGAATGGGGCAACCACTGATGGGCTGGAGGAAGCGTGGAAAAGCAGAAGAGCAATCCAGTGCCCTCATGGCTGTACTGAGAGAACTTCATGCTCATAAGAAGAGGCTGATGGATccaaagaaagagaaggaggaggaggaggaagaggaggaggatgatgatgacgatgacgatgacgatgacgatgatgatgatgatgacgatgatgatgacgatgatgatgatgacgacgatgatgatgacgatgacgatgaagaagaagag gaagaggaagaagaagaggaggaggaggaggaagaagaggaagaggtagaagaagaggaagaggaggaagaggaagaggaagaggccaCTGAGCCTCCCACCAATCAAACAGAAACCCACAGTAGCTTCACAGAGTCTCCTCTTGGCGAGTGTCAGACCACTGACACAGAAATCAGCTGCAGGGGCATCGGCATGACTCACCTGCCAATCATCCACAACCTGGAGGCCACAAAGCTGGACatggcag AAAACAACATCAGAAGCCTCGAGCCACAAGTTTTCTCTGGCCTGTCGAAACTTGACACACTGGACCTGAGCAAAAACAAGCTGGACGATGAGTCTTTCAGTGAAAAGCCCCTGACT AACTTGACCTTTCTGAAAAAACTTAACCTGGATGGCAACCAGCTCACCAGGATCCCACCACTGCCGCCGTCTCTCACGGAGCTCAAGATGAACAGCAACAAGCTCACTGCACTCACACCTGACTGTTTCAAAG GTCTGAGGAACCTGTTGAgtctggagctggaggaaaatATTCTTCATGACGGCAGTGTGTCACCGCTCGCCTTCAGACCTCTAAAGAAGCTCCTGAGTCTCCAGTTGGACAACAACCGCTTTCGTTCGCTCCCTCTGGGCCTTCCTCGCTCTCTTCAG GAGTTGGATATGAATGGAAACCAGATTGTTGAGGTGTCAGAGGAGCCACTGAGAGGCTGTGTCCATCTGAAAGTGCTGGACCTGAGTCACAACCTGCTGCATGAGCAACGGATTGGTAACAGCGCCTGGATCCATGTCAA gtcCCTGGAAACCTTGGACCTGTCCTACAACCAGTTCACCTCTGTCCCTATGAATCTGCCTCGTCCTCTCCACAAACTGAACGTCCAACACAACGACATCAGGCACATCCCCACCTTTGCATTCCGCCACCTGCGGCCCGGGCTACGATCCCTCCAGTTATCCCACAATGTATTGAGCAACGAGGGTATAGAGCAACTGTCCTTTGTTGGAACCTACCGCTCCCTGGGTGAGCTCCTGTTGGACAACAATCGCCTGCAGGAAGTCCCTCACTGTGTGCGGCGGTTTAAGAACCTGCAGGTGCTCAGACTGGACAACAACCAGATCAG GCAGGTGAAGCGGTGGGGAGTGTGCCATCCTCATAACTCCGGCTCGACCTTGGCTTCGGTCCACTTGGAAAATAATCCACTGGAAATGGAGAAGATTCCACCAAATACCTTCTCCTGTCTGATTCAGGGCCAGGGACTGGTCCTGTag